In Raphanus sativus cultivar WK10039 chromosome 5, ASM80110v3, whole genome shotgun sequence, the following proteins share a genomic window:
- the LOC108860038 gene encoding uncharacterized protein LOC108860038, with translation MSRNVISSVGVWQGNNVYYGYGYGGGGGYVEKRQLFLKSYQFSRKQGLTERIKTSVRRVVKKVVWMRLRSARRMKRVVWSRLKMAFFYRRRRFFRLLHPNKPSSNYCFY, from the coding sequence ATGAGCCGAAACGTCATCAGCAGCGTCGGCGTTTGGCAGGGGAATAACGTCTACTATGGATATGGctatggaggaggaggaggatacgTGGAGAAGAGACAGCTGTTCCTCAAGAGCTACCAGTTCTCGAGGAAACAGGGGTTAACGGAGAGGATTAAGACATCCGTGAGGAGAGTGGTGAAGAAAGTTGTCTGGATGAGGTTGAGATCCGCTCGTAGGATGAAACGCGTCGTTTGGTCGCGTCTCAAAATGGCCTTCTTCTACCGCCGTAGACGCTTCTTTCGTCTCCTTCACCCAAACAAACCCTCCTCTAATTACTGCTTCTACTAa